Proteins from a single region of Megalopta genalis isolate 19385.01 chromosome 3, iyMegGena1_principal, whole genome shotgun sequence:
- the LOC117229676 gene encoding uncharacterized protein LOC117229676, whose protein sequence is MNILKGALLCSALLIFGANDVSSSQIIAGYVPGMCGMTPVNRTNCMSYELYNNSLLSSSLDCARTCEEGKPKNCYYHFVVERYPVYGTACKYCSPDYSTSICPNCQCVVANGVQRSLLSVNRMLPGPSIQVCLGDFIVIDVENMISEEHITIHWHGLFQYGSQYFDGVPFVTQCPIASGDIFRYQFHANNSGTHFWHSHIGLQKMNGVSGSFIVREPAEQDPSIDLYDYDLASHVLFISDWMNENAVERYPGREWGVVGQRPDTLLINGRGQFLINGTDTINSNMEIIIVDANNRYRFRMINSFCGNCPGELTIEGHNMTVIATDGESVQPVVVTSIVSYAGERYDFVINTNQTPGAYWIQLRALEECNPDIQQLAILQYSNASTIPFTDEPTYFGGLPTGTVLNPTIGNCEQSVPNAICVSQLKSAEPIDETALQAEPDQKFYLPISVIHQNQQQFFSPNTYKDFLVPIPNRVASQIIDSVNFKNAPSPPISQLEDLPADQFCNSQDLPRGCTANCTCTHMIEISLNAIAEIILIDEFHAIGIEHPFHLHGYAFSVVSMGQPLGPSGNSTGYITVDYVKQLDANNEIERNLIDPPKKDTIAVPNNGFAVIKFEANNPGYWFFHCHFIYHQLSGMAMIVRVGEQEDLPPIPKKFPKCGNYMPEISIN, encoded by the exons ATGAACATCTTAAAGGGTGCACTTTTGTGTTCTGCGCTTCTCATTTTCG GTGCGAATGATGTGTCAAGCTCACAGATAATAGCTGGTTATGTACCTGGAATGTGTGGGATGACACCGGTTAATAGAACGAACTGTATGAGTTACGAGTTGTACAATAATTCTTTATTGTCAAGTTCTCTTGACTGTGCACGTACCTGCGAGGAAGGTAAACCGAAGAATTGTTATTACCATTTCGTGGTTGAACGGTATCCTGTCTATGGCAC GGCATGCAAATATTGTTCCCCAGACTACAGTACCAGTATTTGTCCTAATTGCCAGTGCGTTGTTGCAAATGGGGTGCAACGGAGCCTTTTGTCGGTGAACAGAATGCTTCCGGGACCAAGTATACAAGTTTGTTTAGGCGATTTCATCGTGATCGATGttgaaaacatgatttctgaggAGCATATTACGATCCATTGGCACGGATTGTTTCAGTACGGCAGCCAATATTTCGACGGAGTTCCATTCGTTACTCAGTGCCCGATTGCATCTGGAGACATATTCAG GTACCAATTTCATGCGAATAACAGTGGTACTCACTTTTGGCATTCCCACATCGGGTTGCAGAAGATGAACGGTGTTTCCGGTAGCTTCATTGTCCGGGAACCAGCTGAACAAGATCCTAGTATCGATCTTTATGATTATGATTTAGCGAGTCACGTGCTTTTCATTAGCGATTGGATGAACGAAAACGCTGTCGAACGTTATCCGGGTCGTGAGTGGGGTGTAGTCGGTCAACGGCCTGATACTTTGTTGATTAATGGAAGGGGACAATTCTTAATCAATGGAACA GATACAATAAACAGTAACATGGAAATTATCATAGTGGATGCCAATAATCGTTACCGTTTCCGTATGATTAACTCTTTCTGTGGTAACTGCCCTGGAGAATTAACAATTGAAGGTCACAATATGACTGTCATCGCGACGGATGGGGAGTCCGTGCAGCCTGTCGTCGTGACATCTATTGTTTCATATGCAG GAGAACGATACGATTTCGTAATAAATACGAATCAAACCCCCGGCGCTTACTGGATACAACTTCGAGCATTAGAAGAGTGTAATCCAGACATTCAGCAACTAGCTATACTGCAATACAGTAATGCGTCGACGATACCATTTACCGATGAACCTACTTATTTTGGTGGACTTCCCACTGGAACC GTACTGAACCCAACGATAGGCAATTGCGAGCAATCGGTGCCTAATGCGATTTGCGTAAGTCAGCTTAAAAGTGCTGAACCCATCGACGAAACTGCTTTACAGGCAGAGCCGGATCAAAAATtttatctgcccatatctgtcATCCATCAAAATCAACAACAGTTCTTTAGTCCTAACACGTACAAAGACTTTCTAG TTCCAATACCGAACAGAGTCGCGAGCCAGATAATAGACAGCGTGAATTTCAAGAACGCACCCTCGCCGCCGATATCTCAGTTGGAGGATCTTCCGGCAGATCAGTTCTGCAATTCTCAAGACCTGCCTCGTGGCTGCACCGCTAATTGCACTTGCACGCATATGATCGAAATTTCGTTAAACGCTATCGCAGAAATCATACTAATCGATGAGT TTCATGCAATTGGGATAGAGCATCCTTTCCATTTACACGGCTACGCGTTTAGTGTTGTGAGCATGGGCCAGCCACTTGGTCCAAGCGGCAATTCTACTGGCTATATCACTGTCGATTACGTGAAGCAACTTGACGCGAACAATGAGATAGAGAGAAACCTAATTGACCCACCAAAGAAGGATACTATTGCCGTACCAAACAATGGTTTTGCTGTaattaaattcgaagctaataaTCCAG GATATTGGTTTTTTCATTGCCACTTCATTTATCATCAACTAAGTGGTATGGCAATGATCGTGCGTGTTGGGGAACAAGAAGATTTACCACCTATACCAAAAAAATTCCCGAAATGCGGAAATTATATGCCGGAGATAAGTATTAATTAA
- the LOC117229636 gene encoding chymotrypsin-2 codes for MYTRAILLILGLIINVHGALVPRIVGGRNATPGKFPYQACILKRSYFICGGSIISENLILTAAHCIYGESASDIEVVVGTYTLPLWKPAIKYSPQKLIWHAHYNPQKDFLNDIGLIWLTKNIPFTENIQPIRLPSVNRDATGEKAVITGWGRLSEKGLTPYILQEIELEIISQQYCLFEWNVTDSQICTLTKISEGVCNGDSGGPLVLNGEQVGIVSYGSPCARNIPDVYTKVYSYKQWITEYTKFTATFSNATNTITKVWISSILAILTYLHFLV; via the exons ATGTATACGAGAGCAATTCTTTTGATCCTCGGTTTAATTATCAATGTTCACg GAGCATTGGTACCACGAATCGTCGGAGGCCGCAATGCAACACCAGGAAAATTTCCTTACCAAGCATGCATACTAAAAAGATCTTATTTTATATGCGGCGGGTCCATCATTTCGGAAAACCTAATTCTTACTGCAGCTCATTGTATTTATGG GGAGAGTGCCTCCGACATCGAAGTGGTTGTTGGAACTTATACTTTGCCATTATGGAAACCCGCGATAAAATATTCACCGCAGAAACTAATTTGGCATGCCCACTACAACCCGCAAAAAGATTTTTTAAACGATATTGGTTTAATATGGTTGACTAAAAATATTCCATTTACCGAAAACATTCAACCAATTCGTCTTCCGTCCGTAAATCGCGATGCAACGGGTGAAAAGGCTGTTATTACTGGCTGGGGAAGACTTTCC GAGAAGGGATTAACTCCATATATTTTACAAGAAATTGAATTGGAGATAATATCACAACAGTATTGTCTGTTTGAATGGAATGTAACGGATTCTCAGATCTGCACGCTCACAAAAATATCCGAGGGTGTTTGCAAT GGTGATTCTGGTGGACCATTGGTTTTAAATGGTGAACAAGTTGGAATCGTCTCATACGGAAGCCCGTGTGCCAGAAACATTCCTGACGTGTACACCAAAGTGTATAGTTACAAACAGTGGATAACGGAATACACAAAATTTACAGCCACTTTTTCAAATGCAACTAATACAATTACGAAAGTGTGGATTTCGTCGATACTAGCAATATTGACGTATTTACATTTTCTTGTATAA
- the LOC117229678 gene encoding transmembrane protein 39A isoform X2, whose protein sequence is MPGGRRNGASRNGQTKSQTSFSGSTNATVRSNSGERATGCGVDDKKSDDLCGVKTLVPKHVPIPIVPVDGHLTFEALSLVVSLVAASLQMLNLYRTVWWLPHSYNSYSMNFYLIDPYLIIFIVTMMARQFIYSLLHRLIDMSVPVRWLYTAQKVMRIILLIIVMTVLCWCLYHMAERHNSMKIFYLCYPLSVYFVMFGMSAAPFFDISTASVCNKDEKKIKYPLDKPLHNCSLNASAIRTEVATLRSDFNRRLKRALFTSSSSAYICGIAPIIFVPQYLHFNVSWVVQHVIMFWIGKISAHFSQAYPVRYCDVLHRAALHLGRWVKIENRNNHTYAQAWNDSVLWPHGSVVRHNKETYRSEGVCTVAEPGNSNHYRFYALFSNPTMLLFSLLGLQLLLVGTQLFILLRTTDWYQVLSITLLLLINYYPLFKITRNYLICWKVYHAEQIIQEKSQLCSNLGTQ, encoded by the exons ATGCCTGGTGGAAGACGCAATGGTGCTAGTCGAAATGGTCAGACTAAGTCACAAACTAGTTTCTCTGGAAGTACAAATGCAACTGTGAGAAGTAATAGTGGTGAAAGGGCAACTGGATGTGGTGTAGATGACAAGAAATCAGATGACTTATGTGGAGTAAAAACATTAGTACCAAAACATGTACCTATACCAATTGTACCTGTTGATGGACATTTGACTTTTGAAGCATTGTCTCTGGTTGTGTCGCTTGTTGCAGCTTCTTTACAAATGCTTAATTTATATAGAACTGTGTGGTGGTTACCTCATTCATACAATAGTTATAGTATG aatttttatttaattgatcCTTACTTAATCATTTTCATTGTGACTATGATGGCACggcaatttatttattctttactACATCGACTTATTGATATGTCAGTGCCTGTTCGCTGGTTGTACACTGCTCAAAAAGTCATgag gataatccttctaattatTGTGATGACTGTATTGTGTTGGTGCCTATATCACATGGCTGAAAGGCATAATTCTATGAAAATTTTTTATCTATGTTATCC TTTATCTGTATATTTTGTAATGTTTGGTATGAGTGCAGCACCTTTTTTCGATATATCAACAGCATCTGTATGCAATAAagatgaaaaaaaaataaaatatccaCTGG ATAAGCCATTACATAATTGCTCATTGAATGCATCTGCAATTAGAACAGAAGTTGCAACTCTGAGGTCTGATTTTAATCGTCGTTTAAAACGAGCTTTATTCACATCTTCTAGTAGTGCTTACATATGTGGTATTGCACCTATTATATTTGTACCTCAATATTTACATTTTAACGTTTCATGGGTTGTTCAACATGTCATTATGTTTTGGATTGGAAAAATAAGTGCTCATTTTTCTCAAGCTTATCCAGTTAG GTACTGCGACGTATTACACCGAGCAGCATTACACCTAGGCCGATGGGTTAAAATTGAAAATCGTAATAATCATACCTACGCACAAGCGTGGAATGATTCGGTTTTATGGCCTCATGGTTCGGTGGTAAGGCATAATAAAGAGACTTATCGATCCGAAGGAGTATGTACAGTAGCGGAACCAGGAAATTCAAATCATTACAGATTTTAT GCATTATTTAGTAATCCCACGATGCTACTTTTTTCATTATTGGGACTACAGCTTTTACTTGTGGGCACACAACTGTTCATTCTACTACGTACTACTGACTGGTATCAAGTGTTATCAATAACGCTGCTTCTCCTCATCAATTACTATCCCCTATTTAAGATTACTAGAAATTATCTTATTTGTTGGAAAGTATATCATGCCGAACAAATCATACAAGAAAAATCGCAATTGTGTTCAAATCTTGGTACTCAATAA
- the LOC117229678 gene encoding transmembrane protein 39A isoform X1 has protein sequence MPGGRRNGASRNGQTKSQTSFSGSTNATVRSNSGERATGCGVDDKKSDDLCGVKTLVPKHVPIPIVPVDGHLTFEALSLVVSLVAASLQMLNLYRTVWWLPHSYNSYSMNFYLIDPYLIIFIVTMMARQFIYSLLHRLIDMSVPVRWLYTAQKVMRIILLIIVMTVLCWCLYHMAERHNSMKIFYLCYPSLSVYFVMFGMSAAPFFDISTASVCNKDEKKIKYPLDKPLHNCSLNASAIRTEVATLRSDFNRRLKRALFTSSSSAYICGIAPIIFVPQYLHFNVSWVVQHVIMFWIGKISAHFSQAYPVRYCDVLHRAALHLGRWVKIENRNNHTYAQAWNDSVLWPHGSVVRHNKETYRSEGVCTVAEPGNSNHYRFYALFSNPTMLLFSLLGLQLLLVGTQLFILLRTTDWYQVLSITLLLLINYYPLFKITRNYLICWKVYHAEQIIQEKSQLCSNLGTQ, from the exons ATGCCTGGTGGAAGACGCAATGGTGCTAGTCGAAATGGTCAGACTAAGTCACAAACTAGTTTCTCTGGAAGTACAAATGCAACTGTGAGAAGTAATAGTGGTGAAAGGGCAACTGGATGTGGTGTAGATGACAAGAAATCAGATGACTTATGTGGAGTAAAAACATTAGTACCAAAACATGTACCTATACCAATTGTACCTGTTGATGGACATTTGACTTTTGAAGCATTGTCTCTGGTTGTGTCGCTTGTTGCAGCTTCTTTACAAATGCTTAATTTATATAGAACTGTGTGGTGGTTACCTCATTCATACAATAGTTATAGTATG aatttttatttaattgatcCTTACTTAATCATTTTCATTGTGACTATGATGGCACggcaatttatttattctttactACATCGACTTATTGATATGTCAGTGCCTGTTCGCTGGTTGTACACTGCTCAAAAAGTCATgag gataatccttctaattatTGTGATGACTGTATTGTGTTGGTGCCTATATCACATGGCTGAAAGGCATAATTCTATGAAAATTTTTTATCTATGTTATCC AAGTTTATCTGTATATTTTGTAATGTTTGGTATGAGTGCAGCACCTTTTTTCGATATATCAACAGCATCTGTATGCAATAAagatgaaaaaaaaataaaatatccaCTGG ATAAGCCATTACATAATTGCTCATTGAATGCATCTGCAATTAGAACAGAAGTTGCAACTCTGAGGTCTGATTTTAATCGTCGTTTAAAACGAGCTTTATTCACATCTTCTAGTAGTGCTTACATATGTGGTATTGCACCTATTATATTTGTACCTCAATATTTACATTTTAACGTTTCATGGGTTGTTCAACATGTCATTATGTTTTGGATTGGAAAAATAAGTGCTCATTTTTCTCAAGCTTATCCAGTTAG GTACTGCGACGTATTACACCGAGCAGCATTACACCTAGGCCGATGGGTTAAAATTGAAAATCGTAATAATCATACCTACGCACAAGCGTGGAATGATTCGGTTTTATGGCCTCATGGTTCGGTGGTAAGGCATAATAAAGAGACTTATCGATCCGAAGGAGTATGTACAGTAGCGGAACCAGGAAATTCAAATCATTACAGATTTTAT GCATTATTTAGTAATCCCACGATGCTACTTTTTTCATTATTGGGACTACAGCTTTTACTTGTGGGCACACAACTGTTCATTCTACTACGTACTACTGACTGGTATCAAGTGTTATCAATAACGCTGCTTCTCCTCATCAATTACTATCCCCTATTTAAGATTACTAGAAATTATCTTATTTGTTGGAAAGTATATCATGCCGAACAAATCATACAAGAAAAATCGCAATTGTGTTCAAATCTTGGTACTCAATAA
- the wls gene encoding wnt ligand secretion mediator codes for MQGTIIENLSGRKLSVLVILLIIAQIVCFLMGGLIAPTPASSQNILGTPCKDIRVNGSEPGGKKWFYSRGKGSCKLVDMDHFSFDSHHQAYQVVYTFQMPVPRNRMQLDYSRWQQNLIGVLQVDLIHHSQIKIAPRTKITLDARLAYRNKGDPDEDWKPYAASVVERMLDCSIDDPVEQHYYKCSVVPLFELGSLFHDYYLLNIRLPADTDRNINQGLGHITDLWLTAINQNGGFTKVWVSLKTIYFPIVICVLAWYWRRVNMLSRSPALLEYLLLALGSALSFLNMPLEYLTLAYDMPFMLLLGDIRQGVFYATLLSFWLVFAGEHLMIQEGEQRNSLKCYWRHLSAVGTGCLSLFVFDMCERGVQLRNPFYSIWVTDLGTKFALSFIILAGVSAGVYLIFLFYMIWKVFMNISAKRSALPSMSSARRLHYEGVIYRFKFLMIATLLCASLTVIGFILGQLAEGQWKWDDELHLEMTSAFFTGVYGMWNIYIIALLCLYAPSHKQWPIEPSENSLSEEIEFSRLSTDPNEMLSLTAFARKTAVE; via the exons ATGCAGGGAACTATCATAGAAAACTTGAGTGGTAGAAAGCTTTCAGTGCTTGTAATTTTGCTTATTATAGCACAAATTGTTTGTTTTCTAATGGGTGGTCTCATCG CTCCAACACCTGCTAGTAGTCAAAATATACTTGGTACACCTTGCAAGGATATTCGTGTGAATGGATCTGAACCTGGAGGAAAGAAATGGTTTTATTCAAGGGGAAAAGGATCTTGTAAGCTTGTTGATATGGACCATTTTAGCTTTGATAGTCATCACCAAGCATACCAAGTTGTATACACATTTCAA ATGCCTGTCCCACGAAATAGAATGCAACTTGATTATTCCAGATGGCAACAAAATTTAATAGGTGTTTTACAAGTGGATCTTATTCACCATAGTCAGATAAAAATTG CTCCTAGAACCAAAATAACATTAGATGCCAGACTTGCATATAGGAACAAAGGAGATCCAGATGAAGATTGGAAACCTTATGCTGCCTCTGTAGTGGAAAGAATGTTGGATTGCAGTATCGATGAT CCAGTGGAACAGCACTATTATAAGTGCAGTGTGGTACCATTATTTGAATTAGGATCTCTATTCCATGATTATTATCTTTTAAATATTCGTCTTCCTGCGGACACTGACAGAAACATCAATCAGGGTTTGGGACATATAACTGACTTATGGCTTACT GCTATTAACCAGAATGGTGGATTTACAAAGGTGTGGGTAAGTTTGAAGACTATTTATTTCCCAATTGTCATATGTGTCCTTGCGTGGTATTGGAGGAGAGTAAACATGCTTTCAAGATCCCCAGCTCTTTTGGAATATTTACTTTTAGCATTGGGCTCAGCACTATCATTTTTAAATA TGCCTTTGGAATACTTGACCTTAGCTTATGATATGCCATTTATGCTTTTATTGGGTGATATCAGACAAGGAGTGTTCTATGCTACTCTTTTGTCCTTTTGGCTTGTGTTTGCTGGAGAACATCTCATG ATACAG GAAGGGGAACAAAGAAATTCCTTAAAATGCTATTGGCGTCATCTTTCTGCAGTAGGCACAGGGTGTCTATCATTATTTGTGTTTGATATGTGTGAACGTGGAGTACAATTAAGGAATCCATTCTATTCAATTTGGGTTACAGATCTGGGAACTAAATTTGCT ttatcatttataattttagctGGTGTGTCTGCTGGTgtgtatttaatatttttattttacatgataTGGAAAGTATTTATGAATATCAGTGCAAAGAGATCTGCATTGCCTAGCATGAGTTCTGCAAGACGTTTACATTATGAAGGTGTAATCTATCGGTTTAAGTTCTTGATGATAGCAACATTGTTGTGCGCATCTTTGACCGTTATTGGATTTATCCTTGGCCAA CTAGCAGAAGGTCAATGGAAATGGGATGATGAATTACACTTAGAAATGACATCAGCATTTTTCACCGGTGTATATGGAATGTGGAATATTTATATCATAGCCCTGTTATGTCTGTATGCTCCTTCCCATAAGCAATGGCCTATTGAACCATCTG AAAATAGCCTTAGCGAGGAAATTGAATTTTCACGTTTGTCAACTGATCCCAATGAAATGTTGTCTCTGACTGCATTTGCGAGAAAAACAGCCGTAGAGTGA